The Ruminococcus bovis genome includes a region encoding these proteins:
- a CDS encoding diaminopimelate decarboxylase family protein, giving the protein MEKKPFITLEQAKDIIKDIPTPFHIYDEKGIRENARALNKAFSWNKGYKEYFAVKATPNPYLMKILQEEGCGMDCSSYTELELCEACGITGSDIMFSSNVTPVQDMKKAYELGANINLDDLTHVEFIKKVCGVPKTICCRYNPGGVFKLADSEEKVQVMDTPGDSKYGMSEEQMVEAFTELKKAGAEEFGIHAFLASNTVSNEYYPELAGILFNLAVRLHKKTGVHIKFINLSGGVGVDYKPEQPKNNIAIIGEGVRKKFEEILVPEGMDDVEIYTELGRYMLAPYGALVATAIHEKHIYKEYIGLDACAANLMRPAMYGSYHHITVLGKENEPCDHKYDVTGGLCENNDKFAIDRMLPKIDMGDIIYIHDAGAHGFSMGYNYNGKLRSAEVLLKEDGSHKLIRRAETPGDYFATFDFSDDFKLPKD; this is encoded by the coding sequence ATGGAGAAGAAGCCATTTATTACTTTGGAACAGGCTAAGGATATTATTAAGGACATTCCTACACCATTCCACATTTATGACGAAAAGGGTATTAGAGAAAACGCTAGAGCACTTAACAAGGCTTTTAGCTGGAACAAAGGTTATAAGGAATATTTTGCAGTAAAAGCTACTCCTAACCCATATCTAATGAAGATTTTACAAGAAGAGGGTTGTGGTATGGACTGTTCTTCATATACAGAACTTGAACTATGTGAGGCTTGTGGTATCACAGGTAGCGACATTATGTTTAGTTCAAATGTTACACCTGTACAGGATATGAAGAAAGCTTATGAACTAGGTGCTAACATTAACCTTGATGATTTAACTCATGTTGAGTTTATCAAAAAGGTTTGTGGTGTTCCAAAGACAATTTGTTGCAGATATAATCCGGGTGGTGTATTCAAACTAGCTGATAGTGAAGAAAAAGTTCAGGTTATGGATACTCCGGGTGACTCAAAGTATGGTATGAGTGAAGAACAAATGGTTGAGGCCTTTACTGAACTTAAAAAGGCCGGTGCTGAAGAATTTGGTATTCACGCATTCTTAGCATCAAATACTGTTTCAAATGAATATTATCCTGAACTTGCCGGTATTCTATTTAACCTAGCAGTTAGACTACACAAGAAAACAGGTGTACATATTAAGTTTATCAACCTTTCAGGTGGTGTTGGTGTTGATTATAAACCTGAACAGCCAAAGAATAATATTGCTATTATCGGTGAAGGTGTTAGAAAGAAATTTGAAGAAATCCTTGTTCCTGAGGGAATGGATGATGTAGAAATCTACACAGAACTTGGTAGATATATGCTTGCACCATACGGTGCTTTAGTTGCTACTGCAATTCACGAAAAGCATATTTATAAGGAATATATTGGTCTTGATGCTTGTGCAGCAAACTTAATGCGTCCTGCTATGTATGGCTCATATCATCATATTACTGTTTTAGGTAAAGAAAATGAACCTTGTGACCATAAGTATGATGTAACAGGTGGCCTATGTGAAAATAACGATAAATTCGCTATTGACAGAATGTTACCAAAGATTGATATGGGTGACATTATCTATATTCATGATGCCGGTGCTCATGGTTTCTCAATGGGTTACAACTATAATGGTAAATTAAGAAGTGCAGAAGTTTTACTTAAGGAAGATGGCTCACATAAGCTAATTAGAAGGGCAGAAACTCCTGGCGATTACTTTGCTACTTTTGATTTTTCTGATGACTTTAAGTTACCAAAGGACTAA
- a CDS encoding citrate/2-methylcitrate synthase, with protein sequence MDKLLNYAKSNVDLCVTHDSINKGLYAEYGVKKGLRDENGQGVLTGLTNISQITAFKYIDGVKTPCDGELLYRGYDVQDIVNGSTGKKFIFEEGAYLLLFGELPTESQLSKFKIALSDGMELPTNFTRDVIMKAPTADIMNSMTRSILTLASYDKDKDNLELSNVLRQCMMLISTFPMMAAYAYHAYNHYENNGSMYIHRPDPELSIAENFLRMIRPDQKYTELEARVLDIALLLHMEHGGGNNSTFTTRVVTSSGSDTYSAIAAAMSSLKGKKHGGANIMVMNMMDDIRHHVSDFYDEDEIENYLKKILNKETFDKQGLIYGMGHAVYSLSDPREKVFKRFVEQLAEEKHRNDDMTLYNNIEKLAPKVIAEKRKIFKGVSPNVDFYSGFVYDMLGIPKELYTPLFAIARIVGWSAHRIEELVTTDKIIRPAYKSLVTNRDYVKREDRCN encoded by the coding sequence ATGGATAAGCTACTTAATTATGCAAAAAGCAATGTTGATTTGTGTGTTACTCATGATTCAATCAACAAAGGCTTATATGCTGAGTATGGTGTAAAAAAAGGCTTAAGAGATGAAAATGGTCAAGGTGTTCTAACCGGACTTACAAATATTTCTCAAATTACTGCCTTTAAATATATTGATGGAGTAAAGACACCTTGTGATGGTGAACTTCTTTATCGTGGTTACGATGTTCAAGATATTGTAAATGGCTCTACAGGTAAGAAGTTTATTTTTGAAGAAGGTGCATATCTTCTATTATTCGGTGAACTTCCAACAGAAAGTCAGTTAAGTAAATTTAAGATTGCACTTTCTGATGGTATGGAACTGCCAACTAACTTTACTCGTGATGTAATTATGAAAGCTCCTACTGCTGACATTATGAACTCTATGACTAGAAGTATTCTTACTTTAGCTTCATATGATAAAGATAAGGATAACCTTGAACTTTCTAATGTATTAAGACAATGTATGATGCTTATTAGTACATTCCCAATGATGGCAGCATATGCATATCACGCATATAACCACTATGAAAATAACGGTAGTATGTATATTCACAGACCTGATCCGGAACTTTCTATTGCTGAGAACTTTCTTCGTATGATTAGACCTGATCAGAAATATACTGAGCTTGAAGCTAGAGTTCTTGACATTGCTTTACTACTTCATATGGAACATGGTGGTGGTAATAACTCAACATTTACAACAAGAGTTGTTACTTCTTCAGGTTCAGATACATATTCAGCTATTGCTGCTGCTATGTCATCACTAAAAGGTAAGAAGCATGGTGGTGCTAACATTATGGTTATGAATATGATGGATGATATTCGTCATCATGTATCTGATTTCTATGATGAAGATGAAATTGAAAATTATCTAAAAAAGATTCTTAATAAAGAAACATTCGATAAGCAAGGTCTTATCTATGGTATGGGTCACGCAGTTTATTCTTTATCTGACCCAAGAGAAAAAGTATTTAAGAGATTTGTTGAACAACTTGCAGAAGAAAAGCATCGTAATGATGATATGACTCTATACAATAACATTGAAAAACTAGCACCAAAGGTTATTGCTGAAAAAAGAAAGATTTTCAAGGGTGTTAGCCCTAATGTTGACTTCTACAGTGGCTTTGTTTACGATATGCTAGGTATTCCTAAGGAATTATACACACCACTATTTGCTATTGCTAGAATAGTAGGTTGGAGTGCTCACCGTATCGAGGAACTTGTAACAACTGATAAGATTATCAGACCTGCATATAAGAGCCTTGTAACAAATAGAGATTATGTAAAAAGAGAGGACAGATGTAATTGA
- a CDS encoding MarR family winged helix-turn-helix transcriptional regulator encodes MEANELLSVARQIKKLINKKMEPVLADCELKPIEVDILVFLYNHPYVDTSKEIMKIFHLSKAHISHSLDNLRENGYIRLAEDSKDHRIMHIIIEKRAMDIIDKVDKVYCNCKDVIQKEITKDEISVLKSIIHKINDNVEKELNS; translated from the coding sequence ATGGAAGCAAATGAACTGTTGTCTGTTGCTAGACAGATTAAAAAATTAATTAACAAAAAAATGGAACCGGTTTTAGCCGATTGTGAATTAAAACCTATCGAAGTTGATATTTTGGTGTTCCTTTATAATCACCCATATGTTGATACTTCAAAGGAAATAATGAAGATATTTCATTTATCCAAAGCTCATATTTCTCATTCTCTTGATAATCTAAGAGAGAATGGCTATATTCGTCTTGCTGAGGACAGTAAAGACCACAGAATAATGCATATTATTATCGAAAAAAGAGCAATGGATATAATTGATAAAGTTGATAAAGTGTATTGTAATTGTAAAGATGTAATTCAAAAAGAAATTACAAAAGATGAAATTTCTGTTCTTAAATCTATAATACACAAAATTAATGACAATGTAGAAAAGGAACTTAACTCATAG
- a CDS encoding LysR family transcriptional regulator yields the protein MLRQIQYFHSVVENNSFSLAAEECNISQSAISQQIKALENELGFKLLERNNRKFTLTPAGEYFYKKTLILVSDYQKIVNDSYNIATNKNNTLKIGFLKDYSTDELQNTVTEIMQKYPKLSLDIKRENHEQLYKMLRDSTVDLVFNDQRRAFSDEYVNHKLTTKSCYIEVAKSNPISKLNKVTLKELKNLPCILISSGNDSETEETFYKQDIGVNSEILFAKDIDDAKLMVISGKGFLVTENNASNQDSLTTKVPLYRDNEVIKRNYCAFWKKENSNIYIEEFVKILEKQLNK from the coding sequence ATGTTAAGACAAATACAGTATTTTCATTCTGTTGTGGAGAATAATAGTTTTTCTTTAGCAGCAGAAGAATGTAATATATCACAATCAGCAATTTCACAACAAATTAAAGCACTTGAAAATGAACTTGGTTTTAAGTTACTGGAAAGAAATAATAGAAAGTTTACTTTAACACCGGCAGGTGAGTATTTTTATAAGAAAACATTAATACTTGTTAGTGACTATCAAAAGATAGTAAATGATTCTTACAACATTGCCACAAATAAAAATAACACATTAAAGATTGGATTTTTAAAAGATTATTCAACTGATGAATTGCAAAATACTGTAACTGAAATTATGCAGAAATATCCTAAATTATCATTGGATATTAAAAGGGAAAATCACGAACAACTATATAAAATGCTGAGGGACAGTACTGTAGATTTAGTTTTTAATGACCAAAGGAGAGCCTTTTCTGACGAATATGTAAATCATAAATTAACTACAAAAAGTTGTTATATAGAAGTTGCTAAGAGTAATCCTATTTCAAAATTAAATAAAGTAACATTAAAAGAACTGAAGAATTTGCCTTGTATTCTCATATCAAGTGGAAATGACAGTGAGACAGAAGAAACATTCTATAAGCAAGATATAGGTGTTAATAGCGAAATCCTTTTTGCGAAAGATATTGATGATGCAAAACTAATGGTTATTAGTGGGAAAGGCTTTCTTGTTACAGAAAATAATGCAAGTAATCAGGATAGTCTTACAACTAAAGTTCCTCTATATAGAGATAACGAAGTGATTAAAAGAAACTATTGTGCTTTCTGGAAAAAGGAAAATAGTAATATTTATATTGAAGAATTTGTAAAAATCCTTGAAAAACAACTTAATAAATAA
- the yihA gene encoding ribosome biogenesis GTP-binding protein YihA/YsxC, with product MTFNSAEFEFACGTSSQLPQSTKPEVIFSGKSNVGKSSLINKLCGRKALARISSKPGKTATINFFDVDNFHLVDLPGYGYAKVSKAEKQRWAELMEGYFDQERAFCLVVQLLDMRHKPTQDDIGMISFLHNSGLPFIVVLTKLDKLKKSEVNKNLAMIGETLKEFDDIRLFPFSAQTGEGAESIIGVINESVEEYLKDSEEE from the coding sequence ATGACTTTTAACAGTGCAGAATTTGAATTTGCTTGTGGTACAAGCAGTCAGTTACCTCAGTCAACTAAACCAGAAGTTATTTTTTCCGGTAAAAGTAATGTTGGTAAGTCATCACTTATCAATAAACTTTGTGGCAGAAAGGCCTTGGCCAGAATTAGCTCAAAGCCAGGTAAAACTGCAACAATTAACTTTTTTGATGTTGATAATTTTCATCTTGTAGATTTACCGGGTTATGGTTATGCAAAGGTAAGCAAAGCTGAAAAACAAAGATGGGCAGAACTAATGGAAGGCTATTTTGACCAAGAAAGAGCATTTTGTCTAGTTGTTCAGTTACTTGATATGCGACACAAACCAACTCAAGATGATATTGGTATGATTAGTTTTTTACACAATAGTGGTTTGCCATTTATTGTGGTTCTTACAAAGCTGGATAAACTAAAGAAATCAGAAGTTAATAAGAATTTAGCTATGATTGGGGAAACTCTAAAAGAGTTTGATGATATAAGATTATTTCCATTTTCAGCACAAACAGGGGAAGGTGCCGAGTCAATAATCGGTGTTATTAATGAAAGTGTTGAGGAATACTTAAAAGATTCAGAGGAGGAATAA